In the Larimichthys crocea isolate SSNF chromosome XXI, L_crocea_2.0, whole genome shotgun sequence genome, one interval contains:
- the unc45a gene encoding protein unc-45 homolog A isoform X2: MSDPAALREEGNTLFKAGDMQGAACCYTKALKLSEKQAESAVLYRNRSACYLKLEEYNKAEADASKALDNDPGDVKARFRRAQAFQKLGRLDQAFLDAQRCAQLEPKNKAFQDLLRQLGAQIQQKSAQLNSTDARVQQMFSLLLDASAKNSDRQKAAQNLVVLSREDAGAEQIFRNDGVKLIQKLLQSKQEDVVLSALRTLVGLCTGHQSRTMAIVNELGMEQLCAVMGSGASAVSLAACHLLQVMFEALTEGMKKEIRGKDEAILPEPSKELRSMLRHLLEMMPASNVSGPGRDSAINLLVKQVPRKSLKNPDNSLTLWVIDQGLKKILEVAGTVPELSEGPPLTDNSHMSCSVLLNKLYDDLKSDKERENFNKLCEEYVQQHFSRSGLDAKLRAIQTVSVLLQGPSDVGNRTLEMSGMIDAVISLCASEDVTHQQVAVEALIHAAGKAKRASFITANGVALLKDLYKKSENDRIRVRALVGLCKLGSAGGTDFSMKQFAEGSTLKLAKQCRKWLCNESLPPTSRRWSVEGLAYLTFDADVKEDLVEDKSALLAMCELAKSEDKTVLFAVGSTLVNCTNSYDVEKPDPQMVELAKYAKQHVPEEHPKDATSYVEKRLVKLLDAGVVSALVCMVKQESPALTEACRECIARVFLALVERQEDRGKVVAQGGGKALIPLASDNTDVGKIKAAQALAKITITNNPEIAFPGERIYETIRPLVSLLSLECTLLQNFEALMALTNLAGISERLRQKIIKEDAVPKIEGYMFEEHDLVRASSTECMCNLVLSTEVQKRYLATGSDRLKLLVLYCGEEDERLRKAASGTLAMLTAEQPEICARIPGTTTHWLEIVQALLLSEISDLRHRGVVIVQNMMQAEKSLAETLMESEALEILSVLAKGGGGMPEAVSKAAQNCLDKAVEYNIIKTRGEKENNGGNEP; encoded by the exons ATGAGt GACCCTGCAGCcctgagggaggaggggaacACCCTGTTCAAGGCAGGAGACATGCAGGGTGCTGCCTGCTGTTACACCAAAGCACTGAAGCTGAGTGAAAAACAGGCAGAGAGTGCTGTCCTGTACCGCAACCGCTCTGCCTGCTACCTGAAGCTGGAGGAGTACAACAAGGCAGAGGCTGATGCGTCCAAAG ctcttgATAATGACCCAGGTGATGTGAAAGCCAGGTTTCGGAGAGCTCAAGCTTTCCAGAAACTCGGTCGGCTTGACCAGGCCTTTCTGGATGCTCAGAGGTGTGCTCAGCTGGAGCCCAAAAACAAAGCCTTTCAAGATCTGCTCAGACAGCTGGGAGCACAGATCCAGCAGAAG TCAGCGCAACTCAACTCCACAGATGCTCGTGTGCAGCAAATGTTCTCCCTCCTCCTAGATGCATCTGCAAAAAACTCAGATCGGCAAAAG GCTGCTCAGAATCTAGTCGTATTATCTCGAGAAGATGCAGGAGCTGAGCAGATTTTCCGTAACGATGGAGTGAAGCTGATTCAGAAACTTCTTCAGTCAAAGCAAGAGGATGTTGTCCTCTCTGCCCTGAGGACCCTGGTCGGGTTGTGTACTGGGCATCAGTCTAGA ACTATGGCCATAGTGAATGAGTTGGGAATGGAGCAGCTGTGCGCAGTAATGGGATCAGGAGCCTCCGCTGTGTCTCTGGCTGCCTGCCACCTGCTGCAGGTGATGTTTGAGGCTCTGACGGAAGGCATGAAAAAAGAGATCAGAGGGAAAGATGAAGCAATACTTCCCG AACCCTCCAAGGAGTTACGCTCAATGTTACGTCACCTCCTGGAAATGATGCCAGCATCTAACGTGTCGGGGCCAGGCAGAGACAGCGCCATCAACCTCCTGGTCAAACAAGTTCCCCGCAAATCTTTGAAAAACCCAGATAACTCCCTCACGTTGTGGGTGATAGACCAGG GACTAAAGAAAATCCTGGAGGTAGCTGGGACGGTCCCTGAGCTCTCAGAAGGACCACCTCTTACAGACAATTCTCACATGAGCTGCTCCGTGTTGCTTAACAAACTCTACGATGACCTAAAGAgtgacaaagagagggagaactTCAACAAACTGTGTGAAGAATATGTACA GCAGCACTTTAGCCGATCAGGCCTAGATGCCAAGCTGCGAGCCATCCAGACGGTATCAGTGCTCCTTCAAGGACCGAGCGACGTGGGGAACAGAACCCTGGAGATGTCAGGAATGATCGATGCCGTAATTTCCCTTTGCGCCTCCGAAGATGTAACTCACCAGCAGGTAGCAGTTGAGGCGCTCATCCATGCTGCAGGCAAGGCCAAGAGAGCTTCTTTCATCACAGCCAACGGCGTGGCACTTCTGAAGGACCTCTACAAGAAGAGCGAGAATGACAGGATCCGTGTGAGAGCCCTGGTG GGTTTGTGCAAGCTTGGATCGGCAGGAGGGACAGACTTCAGCATGAAGCAGTTTGCAGAGGGATCCACGCTAAAGCTCGCCAAGCAGTGCAGGAA ATGGCTGTGTAATGAGTCTCTACCCCCAACCTCCCGCCGGTGGTCTGTGGAAGGGCTGGCCTACCTCACCTTTGATGCTGATGTGAAGGAGGACTTAGTGGAAGATAAGAGCGCTCTCCTGGCCATGTGTGAACTAGCAAAG tctgaGGATAAGACAGTGCTCTTTGCTGTGGGCTCCACATTAGTAAATTGCACCAACAGCTATGATGTAGAGAAGCCAGACCCTCAGATGGTGGAGCTGGCCAAGTATGCAAAGCAGCATGTTCCTGAGGAGCACCCTAAG GATGCAACTTCCTATGTGGAGAAAAGACTGGTGAAGCTGCTAGATGCTGGTGTGGTGTCTGCCTTGGTGTGTATGGTTAAACAGGAGAGTCCCGCCCTCACAGAGGCTTGCAGGGAGTGTATTGCCAG GGTCTTCCTGGCTTTGGTGGAACGACAGGAAGATAGGGGCAAAGTGGTGGCACAGGGTGGAGGAAAG GCTTTGATCCCACTGGCATCTGACAACACGGATGTAGGTAAAATCAAAGCAGCACAAGCCTTGGCGAAAATAACCATCACAAATAACCCAGAGATTGCGTTTCCAGGAGAAAGG ATCTATGAGACGATACGCCCACTCGTCAGTCTTCTGAGTCTTGAATGCACCCTGCTCCAGAACTTCGAGGCACTCATGGCTCTCACGAACCTGGCTGGCATCAGTGAGAGACTCAG ACAAAAGATCATAAAGGAGGACGCAGTCCCAAAAATTGAAGGCTACATGTTTGAGGAGCACGACCTGGTCAGAGCTTCTTCCACAGAGTGCATGTGTAATTTGGTTTTAAGCACAGAG GTGCAGAAGCGGTACCTGGCCACAGGGAGCGATCGCCTGAAGCTTCTTGTGCTGTACTgcggagaggaggatgagagacTGCGGAAAGCTGCTTCAGGAACTCTGGCGATGCTGACCGCTGAACAGCCTGAGATCTGCGCCCGCATCCCTGGAACA ACGACCCACTGGCTAGAGATTGTGCAGGCACTGTTGCTCAGCGAAATATCCGACTTGCGTCATCGGGGAGTGGTCATAGTTCAGAACATGATGCAGGCGGAGAAGAGTCTGGCTGAGACGCTCATGGAGAGCGAAGCTCTGGAGATTCTTTCTGTCTTGGCgaagggaggagggggcatGCCGGAAGCTGTCTCCAAGGCAGCTCAGAACTGTCTGGACAAGGCTGTTGAATACAACATCATCAAGACCAGgggagagaaggaaaacaacGGAGGAAATGAACCCTGA
- the rccd1 gene encoding RCC1 domain-containing protein 1 isoform X2 codes for MRWFGFGFNAFGQIHVGEKLIKGECSDAAEEVKVFSPAELDCCSCCRVKTGCHIRASWSRRAYLHLDGDSCVCLCGVSVKDSRGCQDASVSESHLTLAFSDRIESWDLQKEEKTPSWSMGITTESSGPSLNLPLVPGGYIATKPPFYRSLSPHLKAKSLALSAEHAVLLSASGAVYTWGLGSHGQLGHGGLTPEEEPRAVEALWGMPMSCVATGGWHSVCISDGGDLYVWGWNESGQLGLPSRGLRKALQQQRSQQAGATCQDARTSPAEESQEGEKNEEPQVTSTLGAGVTTANLDIRL; via the exons ATGCGGTGGTTCGGGTTCGGCTTCAATGCATTTGGACAGATACATGTCGGTGAGAAATTAATTAAAGGAGAGTGTAGCGACGCTGCGGAGGAAGTGAAAGTGTTTAGCCCGGCAGAGCtagactgctgcagctgctgcagggtgAAGACTGGCTGTCACATCAGAGCAAGTTGGAGCCGAAGAGCATATTTACATTTGGATG GGGACAGCtgcgtgtgtctctgtggtgtCTCTGTGAAAGACAGCCGTGGGTGTCAAGATGCATCCGTCAGTGAATCGCACTTGACACTCGCTTTCTCAGACAGAATTGAGTCCTGGGATctgcagaaggaggagaaaactCCATCATGGAGCATGGGGATAACAACAGAGAGCTCTG GACCCTCTTTGAATCTCCCATTGGTCCCTGGGGGTTACATAGCCACAAAGCCACCCTTCTATCGCTCCTTATCACCACACCTGAAAGCCAAGAGTCTGGCACTGAGTGCAGAGCATGCTGTCCTTCTCAGTGCCTCCGGAGCTGTGTACACCTGGGGACTGGGCAG CCATGGTCAATTGGGTCACGGAGGGCTCACCCCTGAAGAGGAGCCCAGGGCAGTGGAGGCACTGTGGGGGATGCCCATGAGCTGTGTAGCTACAGGAGGCTGGCACTCTGTCTGCATTAGTG ATGGAGGTGACCTCTATGTGTGGGGCTGGAATGAAAGTGGACAGCTTGGACTTCCATCGCGAGGTCTGAGGAAAGCACTGCAGCAGCAACGCAGCCAACAAGCAG GAGCAACGTGCCAAGATGCCAGAACATCTCCAGCTGAAGAGTcacaagagggagagaaaaatgaagag ccacAGGTGACCTCTACACTTGGGGCTGGG GTGACTACGGCCAACTTGGACATCAGACTTTAA
- the rccd1 gene encoding RCC1 domain-containing protein 1 isoform X1, with product MRWFGFGFNAFGQIHVGEKLIKGECSDAAEEVKVFSPAELDCCSCCRVKTGCHIRASWSRRAYLHLDGDSCVCLCGVSVKDSRGCQDASVSESHLTLAFSDRIESWDLQKEEKTPSWSMGITTESSGPSLNLPLVPGGYIATKPPFYRSLSPHLKAKSLALSAEHAVLLSASGAVYTWGLGSHGQLGHGGLTPEEEPRAVEALWGMPMSCVATGGWHSVCISDGGDLYVWGWNESGQLGLPSRGLRKALQQQRSQQAGATCQDARTSPAEESQEGEKNEEVFISIQAFPALLDITPSCEIRTVSCGSRHTAAVTTTGDLYTWGWGDYGQLGHQTLISSDEPQRVEFFSEQHMRVVDVVCGAWNTFAAVVKEEVA from the exons ATGCGGTGGTTCGGGTTCGGCTTCAATGCATTTGGACAGATACATGTCGGTGAGAAATTAATTAAAGGAGAGTGTAGCGACGCTGCGGAGGAAGTGAAAGTGTTTAGCCCGGCAGAGCtagactgctgcagctgctgcagggtgAAGACTGGCTGTCACATCAGAGCAAGTTGGAGCCGAAGAGCATATTTACATTTGGATG GGGACAGCtgcgtgtgtctctgtggtgtCTCTGTGAAAGACAGCCGTGGGTGTCAAGATGCATCCGTCAGTGAATCGCACTTGACACTCGCTTTCTCAGACAGAATTGAGTCCTGGGATctgcagaaggaggagaaaactCCATCATGGAGCATGGGGATAACAACAGAGAGCTCTG GACCCTCTTTGAATCTCCCATTGGTCCCTGGGGGTTACATAGCCACAAAGCCACCCTTCTATCGCTCCTTATCACCACACCTGAAAGCCAAGAGTCTGGCACTGAGTGCAGAGCATGCTGTCCTTCTCAGTGCCTCCGGAGCTGTGTACACCTGGGGACTGGGCAG CCATGGTCAATTGGGTCACGGAGGGCTCACCCCTGAAGAGGAGCCCAGGGCAGTGGAGGCACTGTGGGGGATGCCCATGAGCTGTGTAGCTACAGGAGGCTGGCACTCTGTCTGCATTAGTG ATGGAGGTGACCTCTATGTGTGGGGCTGGAATGAAAGTGGACAGCTTGGACTTCCATCGCGAGGTCTGAGGAAAGCACTGCAGCAGCAACGCAGCCAACAAGCAG GAGCAACGTGCCAAGATGCCAGAACATCTCCAGCTGAAGAGTcacaagagggagagaaaaatgaagagGTATTTATATCAATTCAGGCATTCCCGGCTCTGCTGGATATCACTCCATCATGTGAAATCAGGACAGTCAGCTGTGGGTCCCGCCACACAGCTGCCGTAACAA ccacAGGTGACCTCTACACTTGGGGCTGGG GTGACTACGGCCAACTTGGACATCAGACTTTAATAAGTTCAGATGAGCCCCAGCGTGTGGAGTTCTTCAGCGAGCAGCACATGCGTGTGGTTGATGTAGTGTGCGGAGCGTGGAACACTTTTGCTGCTGTCGTCAAAGAGGAAGTAGCCTAA
- the unc45a gene encoding protein unc-45 homolog A isoform X1, producing the protein MSVSEKEKDPAALREEGNTLFKAGDMQGAACCYTKALKLSEKQAESAVLYRNRSACYLKLEEYNKAEADASKALDNDPGDVKARFRRAQAFQKLGRLDQAFLDAQRCAQLEPKNKAFQDLLRQLGAQIQQKSAQLNSTDARVQQMFSLLLDASAKNSDRQKAAQNLVVLSREDAGAEQIFRNDGVKLIQKLLQSKQEDVVLSALRTLVGLCTGHQSRTMAIVNELGMEQLCAVMGSGASAVSLAACHLLQVMFEALTEGMKKEIRGKDEAILPEPSKELRSMLRHLLEMMPASNVSGPGRDSAINLLVKQVPRKSLKNPDNSLTLWVIDQGLKKILEVAGTVPELSEGPPLTDNSHMSCSVLLNKLYDDLKSDKERENFNKLCEEYVQQHFSRSGLDAKLRAIQTVSVLLQGPSDVGNRTLEMSGMIDAVISLCASEDVTHQQVAVEALIHAAGKAKRASFITANGVALLKDLYKKSENDRIRVRALVGLCKLGSAGGTDFSMKQFAEGSTLKLAKQCRKWLCNESLPPTSRRWSVEGLAYLTFDADVKEDLVEDKSALLAMCELAKSEDKTVLFAVGSTLVNCTNSYDVEKPDPQMVELAKYAKQHVPEEHPKDATSYVEKRLVKLLDAGVVSALVCMVKQESPALTEACRECIARVFLALVERQEDRGKVVAQGGGKALIPLASDNTDVGKIKAAQALAKITITNNPEIAFPGERIYETIRPLVSLLSLECTLLQNFEALMALTNLAGISERLRQKIIKEDAVPKIEGYMFEEHDLVRASSTECMCNLVLSTEVQKRYLATGSDRLKLLVLYCGEEDERLRKAASGTLAMLTAEQPEICARIPGTTTHWLEIVQALLLSEISDLRHRGVVIVQNMMQAEKSLAETLMESEALEILSVLAKGGGGMPEAVSKAAQNCLDKAVEYNIIKTRGEKENNGGNEP; encoded by the exons ATGAGtgtgagtgaaaaagaaaag GACCCTGCAGCcctgagggaggaggggaacACCCTGTTCAAGGCAGGAGACATGCAGGGTGCTGCCTGCTGTTACACCAAAGCACTGAAGCTGAGTGAAAAACAGGCAGAGAGTGCTGTCCTGTACCGCAACCGCTCTGCCTGCTACCTGAAGCTGGAGGAGTACAACAAGGCAGAGGCTGATGCGTCCAAAG ctcttgATAATGACCCAGGTGATGTGAAAGCCAGGTTTCGGAGAGCTCAAGCTTTCCAGAAACTCGGTCGGCTTGACCAGGCCTTTCTGGATGCTCAGAGGTGTGCTCAGCTGGAGCCCAAAAACAAAGCCTTTCAAGATCTGCTCAGACAGCTGGGAGCACAGATCCAGCAGAAG TCAGCGCAACTCAACTCCACAGATGCTCGTGTGCAGCAAATGTTCTCCCTCCTCCTAGATGCATCTGCAAAAAACTCAGATCGGCAAAAG GCTGCTCAGAATCTAGTCGTATTATCTCGAGAAGATGCAGGAGCTGAGCAGATTTTCCGTAACGATGGAGTGAAGCTGATTCAGAAACTTCTTCAGTCAAAGCAAGAGGATGTTGTCCTCTCTGCCCTGAGGACCCTGGTCGGGTTGTGTACTGGGCATCAGTCTAGA ACTATGGCCATAGTGAATGAGTTGGGAATGGAGCAGCTGTGCGCAGTAATGGGATCAGGAGCCTCCGCTGTGTCTCTGGCTGCCTGCCACCTGCTGCAGGTGATGTTTGAGGCTCTGACGGAAGGCATGAAAAAAGAGATCAGAGGGAAAGATGAAGCAATACTTCCCG AACCCTCCAAGGAGTTACGCTCAATGTTACGTCACCTCCTGGAAATGATGCCAGCATCTAACGTGTCGGGGCCAGGCAGAGACAGCGCCATCAACCTCCTGGTCAAACAAGTTCCCCGCAAATCTTTGAAAAACCCAGATAACTCCCTCACGTTGTGGGTGATAGACCAGG GACTAAAGAAAATCCTGGAGGTAGCTGGGACGGTCCCTGAGCTCTCAGAAGGACCACCTCTTACAGACAATTCTCACATGAGCTGCTCCGTGTTGCTTAACAAACTCTACGATGACCTAAAGAgtgacaaagagagggagaactTCAACAAACTGTGTGAAGAATATGTACA GCAGCACTTTAGCCGATCAGGCCTAGATGCCAAGCTGCGAGCCATCCAGACGGTATCAGTGCTCCTTCAAGGACCGAGCGACGTGGGGAACAGAACCCTGGAGATGTCAGGAATGATCGATGCCGTAATTTCCCTTTGCGCCTCCGAAGATGTAACTCACCAGCAGGTAGCAGTTGAGGCGCTCATCCATGCTGCAGGCAAGGCCAAGAGAGCTTCTTTCATCACAGCCAACGGCGTGGCACTTCTGAAGGACCTCTACAAGAAGAGCGAGAATGACAGGATCCGTGTGAGAGCCCTGGTG GGTTTGTGCAAGCTTGGATCGGCAGGAGGGACAGACTTCAGCATGAAGCAGTTTGCAGAGGGATCCACGCTAAAGCTCGCCAAGCAGTGCAGGAA ATGGCTGTGTAATGAGTCTCTACCCCCAACCTCCCGCCGGTGGTCTGTGGAAGGGCTGGCCTACCTCACCTTTGATGCTGATGTGAAGGAGGACTTAGTGGAAGATAAGAGCGCTCTCCTGGCCATGTGTGAACTAGCAAAG tctgaGGATAAGACAGTGCTCTTTGCTGTGGGCTCCACATTAGTAAATTGCACCAACAGCTATGATGTAGAGAAGCCAGACCCTCAGATGGTGGAGCTGGCCAAGTATGCAAAGCAGCATGTTCCTGAGGAGCACCCTAAG GATGCAACTTCCTATGTGGAGAAAAGACTGGTGAAGCTGCTAGATGCTGGTGTGGTGTCTGCCTTGGTGTGTATGGTTAAACAGGAGAGTCCCGCCCTCACAGAGGCTTGCAGGGAGTGTATTGCCAG GGTCTTCCTGGCTTTGGTGGAACGACAGGAAGATAGGGGCAAAGTGGTGGCACAGGGTGGAGGAAAG GCTTTGATCCCACTGGCATCTGACAACACGGATGTAGGTAAAATCAAAGCAGCACAAGCCTTGGCGAAAATAACCATCACAAATAACCCAGAGATTGCGTTTCCAGGAGAAAGG ATCTATGAGACGATACGCCCACTCGTCAGTCTTCTGAGTCTTGAATGCACCCTGCTCCAGAACTTCGAGGCACTCATGGCTCTCACGAACCTGGCTGGCATCAGTGAGAGACTCAG ACAAAAGATCATAAAGGAGGACGCAGTCCCAAAAATTGAAGGCTACATGTTTGAGGAGCACGACCTGGTCAGAGCTTCTTCCACAGAGTGCATGTGTAATTTGGTTTTAAGCACAGAG GTGCAGAAGCGGTACCTGGCCACAGGGAGCGATCGCCTGAAGCTTCTTGTGCTGTACTgcggagaggaggatgagagacTGCGGAAAGCTGCTTCAGGAACTCTGGCGATGCTGACCGCTGAACAGCCTGAGATCTGCGCCCGCATCCCTGGAACA ACGACCCACTGGCTAGAGATTGTGCAGGCACTGTTGCTCAGCGAAATATCCGACTTGCGTCATCGGGGAGTGGTCATAGTTCAGAACATGATGCAGGCGGAGAAGAGTCTGGCTGAGACGCTCATGGAGAGCGAAGCTCTGGAGATTCTTTCTGTCTTGGCgaagggaggagggggcatGCCGGAAGCTGTCTCCAAGGCAGCTCAGAACTGTCTGGACAAGGCTGTTGAATACAACATCATCAAGACCAGgggagagaaggaaaacaacGGAGGAAATGAACCCTGA
- the cib1 gene encoding calcium and integrin-binding protein 1, with protein MGTTASHLAKDLLSEYQELTFLTKQEILLAHKRFTELLTKDEKDHQNTRVPMDRILTLPELKSNPFRKRICHVFSTSEHKDGSLTFEDFLDLLSAFSDSATLEIKSHYAFRIFDFDDDGTLDGGDLEKLVNCLTGETDDTRLTAEEMRQLISNILEESDIDKDGTVNLSEFQHVISRSPDFVSSFKIVL; from the exons ATGGGCACCACGGCGAGTCATCTCGCGAAGGATTTGCTCTCAGAATACCAA GAGCTGACATTCTTGACAAAACAAGAGATTCTCCT tgctCACAAGAGATTCACTGAGCTGCTCACAAAAGATGAGAAAGACCATCAAAACACCAGAGTCCCAATGGACAGGATTCTTACTCTGCCAGAGCTCAAG TCCAACCCTTTCAGGAAAAGAATCTGCCATGTGTTCTCAACATCTGAACATAAAGACGGAAGCCTCACGTTCGAGGACTTTCTGGATCTCCTGAGTGCCTTCAGCGACTCTGCTACTCTGGAAATCAAATCCCACTATGCCTTCCGTATATTTG ACTTTGACGATGATGGAACGCTTGATGGTGGTGATCTGGAGAAGCTGGTGAACTGCCTGACTGGTGAGACGGATGACACAAGACTAACAGCTGAAGAAATGAGACAGCTCATCAGCAAT ATCCTTGAAGAGTCAGACATCGACAAGGATGGAACTGTGAACCTCTCGGAGTTTCAGCATGTCATTTCAAGGTCGCCGGATTTTGTCAG TTCTTTCAAGATTGTGCTGTGA